A single Defluviitalea saccharophila DNA region contains:
- a CDS encoding galactokinase yields MSNQELKNRFIEIYGEGEEPSLFFAPGRINLIGEHIDYNGGNVFPCALDFGTTAVARKRNDNKIKFASLNFPDTIEVDLSHIVYDKKDNWANYPKGVIDQFLKKGFTLGGFEVLYHGTIPNGAGLSSSASIELVTSVLLKDFFNCDIDQLEMVKLSQKAENEFVGVNCGIMDQFAIGMGKKDRAIYLNCDTLEYEYVPVNLQGMKLVIANTNKRRGLEDSKYNERRRECDMAVAALQTRLDIDYLADLTPEEWEANKHLITFETVRKRAEHAVYENARVKEAVAKLKQGDIAAFGKLLNESHKSLRDLYEVTGFELDTLVEEAWKVDGVLGSRMTGAGFGGCTISVVKEEAVNKFMRQVGENYEKKTGLKPDFYIANIGDGARKID; encoded by the coding sequence ATGAGTAATCAAGAACTTAAAAACCGATTTATAGAAATCTATGGTGAAGGAGAAGAACCAAGTCTTTTCTTCGCACCGGGAAGAATCAATTTAATAGGAGAACATATCGACTACAACGGCGGGAACGTTTTCCCCTGTGCCCTGGATTTTGGAACCACTGCTGTTGCCAGAAAAAGAAATGACAATAAGATTAAATTTGCATCCCTTAACTTTCCTGACACCATAGAAGTAGATTTAAGTCATATCGTCTACGATAAAAAAGACAACTGGGCAAACTATCCTAAAGGCGTCATAGACCAATTCCTTAAAAAAGGTTTTACCCTTGGTGGCTTTGAGGTTCTATATCATGGCACCATTCCCAATGGAGCAGGGCTTTCTTCTTCCGCATCCATTGAGCTGGTTACCTCTGTATTATTAAAGGATTTCTTTAACTGCGACATCGACCAACTGGAAATGGTTAAACTTTCTCAAAAAGCAGAAAATGAATTTGTAGGCGTTAACTGCGGCATCATGGACCAATTTGCCATAGGCATGGGTAAAAAAGACAGAGCCATTTATCTTAACTGTGATACCCTGGAATACGAATATGTTCCCGTAAACCTTCAAGGTATGAAACTCGTTATTGCCAATACCAATAAACGAAGAGGCTTAGAAGATTCAAAATACAACGAAAGAAGAAGAGAATGCGATATGGCGGTTGCAGCCCTTCAAACCCGCTTGGATATCGACTATCTGGCAGATCTTACCCCAGAAGAATGGGAAGCCAACAAACATCTAATTACCTTTGAAACCGTAAGAAAAAGAGCAGAACATGCAGTATATGAAAATGCCCGGGTAAAAGAAGCGGTTGCAAAGCTTAAGCAAGGAGATATCGCAGCTTTTGGAAAACTACTTAATGAATCTCACAAATCCTTAAGAGACTTATATGAAGTAACCGGATTTGAATTAGATACTTTAGTAGAAGAAGCATGGAAAGTGGATGGCGTTTTAGGTTCCCGTATGACCGGAGCAGGTTTTGGAGGTTGTACCATCTCTGTTGTAAAAGAAGAGGCAGTCAACAAATTTATGAGGCAGGTGGGTGAAAACTACGAAAAGAAAACCGGCCTAAAACCAGATTTCTACATTGCCAATATCGGAGACGGGGCAAGAAAAATAGATTAG
- a CDS encoding LacI family DNA-binding transcriptional regulator, translated as MEKPTIADVAKYAGVSITTVSRVINNNYPVKEETRQKVEEAIKALNFKPNYLARSLIGKSTHTIGVIVPSITNLFFPVVVKGIEKICNQKAFSLFLCDTDGKEESERTQMQNLLEKQVDGVLVIDPRYENIENGFYEECAKKIPLVLINGYHRGIRCNFVLNDQEMGALQALEYLIKMGHRDIAFLRAKNSYSYDIKEQIYYETLKKHQIPVKEENILVIESGNGLETVELAIHAVQKRLEQSEIPTAIFACNDWMGVGVMQAAKKMGIAIPKDLSVIGYDNIVISEISEPKLTTVDQNMYSLGKASAKLLLDIIKHPTQGFQKIILDTNLIVRDSCTSPKNK; from the coding sequence TTGGAAAAGCCGACCATAGCAGATGTGGCAAAATACGCAGGGGTATCAATTACCACCGTATCCAGAGTCATCAACAATAATTATCCCGTAAAAGAAGAAACAAGGCAAAAGGTCGAAGAAGCCATAAAAGCATTAAACTTTAAACCCAACTATCTTGCGCGAAGCCTCATCGGAAAAAGCACCCATACCATAGGCGTTATCGTGCCCAGTATCACCAACCTGTTCTTTCCCGTTGTCGTAAAAGGCATAGAGAAAATCTGCAACCAAAAAGCTTTTTCTCTGTTTCTATGCGATACCGATGGAAAAGAAGAATCCGAAAGAACTCAAATGCAAAACTTATTAGAAAAGCAAGTGGACGGTGTTCTGGTTATAGACCCGAGGTATGAGAATATAGAAAACGGTTTCTATGAGGAATGTGCAAAAAAAATCCCCCTGGTGCTGATTAACGGCTACCATCGGGGAATTCGCTGTAATTTTGTTCTTAACGACCAGGAGATGGGTGCTCTGCAGGCGTTGGAATACCTTATCAAGATGGGTCATAGGGATATTGCCTTTTTAAGAGCCAAAAACAGTTATTCCTATGATATCAAAGAACAAATCTATTACGAAACCTTAAAAAAGCACCAAATTCCCGTAAAAGAAGAAAACATCCTGGTCATAGAAAGCGGAAATGGATTGGAAACCGTAGAACTTGCCATCCATGCAGTTCAAAAAAGACTGGAACAAAGTGAAATCCCAACAGCAATCTTTGCCTGCAACGACTGGATGGGCGTAGGCGTGATGCAGGCAGCAAAAAAAATGGGAATCGCCATTCCAAAAGATTTATCCGTCATAGGCTATGACAATATCGTCATCTCAGAAATCAGTGAGCCAAAGCTTACAACTGTGGACCAAAATATGTATTCTCTCGGTAAAGCTTCGGCAAAGCTTTTACTGGATATCATAAAACATCCAACCCAAGGTTTTCAAAAAATCATCCTGGATACCAATCTCATTGTCAGAGATTCCTGCACAAGTCCTAAAAACAAATAA
- a CDS encoding undecaprenyldiphospho-muramoylpentapeptide beta-N-acetylglucosaminyltransferase, whose protein sequence is MKRIILTGGGTAGHVTPNLALIPKLQKEGWDVRYIGSKTGIERELIEEQKIPYYGISSGKLRRYKDIKNLTDPFKVLAGGAEALALIGKLKPDIIFSKGGYVTVPVVAAGWLRRVPVIIHESDITPGLANKLAFPFAKKICVNFPETLNYIPKEKGILTGTPIREELFQGKAEKGLKLCGFNDTKPILMMMGGSLGSVAINTVLRKALPALLPAFNIIHICGKNNKDESLENTRGYKQFEYVKEELPHLFAAADIFISRAGANSIAEILSMKKPNILIPLSARASRGDQILNARSFKKQGFSQVLEEENLTEETLIQMIKDTYRNRHQYIESMGKSKSANGIDIVMDLIRTQAKR, encoded by the coding sequence TTGAAAAGAATCATTCTCACCGGGGGAGGCACCGCAGGACATGTAACACCGAATTTAGCCCTTATTCCAAAGCTGCAAAAAGAAGGATGGGATGTAAGATACATAGGAAGCAAAACAGGAATCGAAAGAGAATTGATTGAAGAACAAAAAATTCCTTACTATGGCATCTCCTCGGGCAAACTTAGAAGATATAAAGATATAAAAAACCTGACAGATCCCTTTAAAGTGTTGGCAGGAGGGGCTGAAGCCCTGGCCCTGATTGGCAAACTAAAGCCGGATATCATTTTTTCGAAAGGGGGCTATGTAACGGTTCCGGTGGTAGCTGCTGGATGGCTTAGAAGAGTTCCTGTGATTATCCATGAATCCGATATCACCCCGGGGCTGGCCAATAAACTGGCGTTTCCCTTTGCAAAAAAGATTTGCGTCAACTTTCCCGAAACCCTAAATTATATTCCAAAGGAAAAAGGTATTTTAACAGGAACACCCATCAGGGAGGAACTTTTTCAGGGAAAAGCTGAAAAAGGACTAAAACTGTGCGGCTTTAACGACACAAAACCCATCCTTATGATGATGGGAGGAAGTCTTGGCTCGGTAGCGATTAACACTGTATTGAGAAAAGCCCTTCCTGCATTGCTTCCGGCCTTTAATATCATACATATCTGCGGAAAGAACAATAAGGACGAGTCTTTAGAAAATACAAGAGGCTATAAACAATTTGAATACGTTAAAGAAGAACTGCCCCACCTTTTTGCAGCTGCGGATATTTTTATTTCCAGAGCAGGGGCAAATTCTATAGCAGAAATCCTGAGCATGAAAAAACCCAATATCTTAATTCCTCTTTCTGCAAGGGCAAGCAGAGGGGATCAGATACTAAACGCACGTTCCTTTAAAAAGCAAGGCTTTAGTCAGGTATTGGAAGAAGAAAACTTAACGGAAGAAACCTTAATACAAATGATTAAAGACACTTATCGTAATCGACATCAATATATCGAATCAATGGGAAAAAGCAAAAGCGCCAACGGCATTGACATAGTCATGGACTTAATCCGCACCCAAGCAAAAAGGTAG
- a CDS encoding NADP-dependent malic enzyme — translation MDINEKALIMHKEWQGKLEITAKAKVRSKEDLSIAYTPGVAEPCRKIHQNKEDVYTYTMKGNTVAVISDGTAVLGLGDIGPEAAMPVMEGKAVLFKEFGGVNAIPICLDTKDTEEIIKTVKYLAPSFGGINLEDIAAPRCFEIEERLKKELDIPVFHDDQHGTAIVVLAGIINALKIVKKDKETMKVVVNGAGSAGIAITKLLLNYGFKNIILCDKNGILHKDAEGMNWAQKEMTRVTNKENLKGGLKEALEGADIFIGVSAPGIVTKEMAASMNKDAILFAMANPVPEIMPDLAKEAGARIVGTGRSDFPNQVNNVLVFPGIFKGALMARASQITEEMKLAAAHAIADMIPEEALNEENILPKPFDEGIADKVAEAVIDVYKKSIGHTL, via the coding sequence ATGGACATAAATGAAAAAGCCCTCATAATGCACAAAGAGTGGCAGGGCAAACTGGAGATCACAGCAAAAGCAAAAGTAAGATCCAAAGAAGATTTATCCATCGCTTACACCCCGGGGGTTGCTGAACCCTGCAGAAAAATTCATCAAAATAAAGAAGATGTATATACCTATACCATGAAAGGCAATACCGTTGCAGTCATATCCGATGGAACAGCTGTACTGGGTCTGGGAGATATTGGTCCGGAGGCAGCCATGCCTGTCATGGAAGGAAAAGCAGTATTATTTAAAGAATTTGGCGGAGTAAATGCCATCCCCATCTGCCTGGACACCAAAGACACGGAAGAAATTATAAAAACCGTAAAATACCTTGCACCCTCCTTTGGAGGCATTAATCTTGAAGACATTGCTGCTCCCCGTTGTTTTGAAATCGAAGAAAGACTTAAAAAAGAACTGGATATTCCCGTATTCCATGATGACCAGCACGGAACGGCCATCGTTGTTTTGGCAGGAATAATCAATGCCTTAAAAATCGTGAAAAAAGATAAAGAAACCATGAAGGTAGTGGTTAACGGAGCAGGCTCTGCCGGAATTGCCATCACCAAACTGCTTTTAAACTATGGCTTTAAAAATATTATTCTTTGCGACAAAAATGGTATACTCCATAAAGATGCCGAAGGAATGAACTGGGCACAGAAGGAAATGACCAGGGTGACCAATAAGGAAAACCTAAAAGGCGGCTTAAAAGAAGCCCTTGAGGGAGCTGATATTTTTATAGGTGTTTCGGCTCCGGGAATTGTTACAAAGGAAATGGCAGCTTCTATGAATAAAGATGCCATCCTCTTTGCCATGGCAAACCCGGTTCCTGAAATCATGCCTGATTTAGCAAAAGAAGCAGGAGCCAGAATCGTAGGTACAGGCCGCTCTGATTTTCCAAATCAGGTTAATAACGTATTGGTTTTTCCGGGAATCTTTAAGGGAGCATTAATGGCAAGAGCAAGCCAAATCACAGAAGAAATGAAGCTGGCAGCAGCCCATGCCATTGCAGACATGATTCCAGAAGAAGCTTTAAACGAAGAAAATATTCTTCCTAAACCCTTTGACGAAGGAATAGCCGATAAAGTTGCAGAGGCTGTAATCGATGTATATAAAAAATCAATAGGGCATACTTTATAA